Proteins encoded together in one Cyanobium sp. WAJ14-Wanaka window:
- the gmk gene encoding guanylate kinase: MPAVSCRLTLIAGPSGVGKGTLVAQLLARHPDIWLSVSATTRAPRAREVEGEHYFFLSRENFEQQVAAAGFLEWAEFSGNLYGTPRQPVEEMLALGRPVLLEIELEGARQVRQSFPAGFQVLIKPPSFGELERRIRGRGTDGEEAIAKRLERARVELQAEAEFDGVLVNGDLGEALVALEQMIGLPAGQ, translated from the coding sequence TTGCCTGCCGTGTCCTGTCGACTCACCCTGATCGCCGGCCCCAGCGGCGTCGGTAAGGGCACCCTGGTGGCCCAGCTGCTCGCCAGGCATCCGGACATCTGGCTATCGGTTTCAGCCACCACCCGTGCCCCCCGGGCTAGGGAGGTGGAGGGGGAGCACTACTTCTTCTTAAGCCGCGAAAACTTCGAGCAGCAGGTGGCCGCAGCTGGCTTTCTGGAATGGGCTGAATTTTCAGGCAACCTCTACGGCACCCCCCGGCAGCCGGTGGAGGAGATGCTGGCCCTGGGTCGGCCGGTGTTGCTTGAGATCGAGCTGGAGGGGGCTCGCCAGGTGCGCCAGAGCTTCCCGGCTGGCTTTCAGGTGCTGATTAAGCCCCCATCCTTTGGGGAACTAGAGCGCCGGATCCGCGGCCGTGGCACCGATGGCGAGGAGGCCATTGCCAAGCGATTGGAGCGGGCCCGGGTCGAATTGCAGGCGGAGGCCGAATTTGATGGGGTGCTGGTCAATGGCGATTTAGGCGAGGCCCTCGTGGCCCTGGAGCAGATGATCGGCCTGCCAGCTGGGCAATAA
- the psaJ gene encoding photosystem I reaction center subunit IX — translation MKKFITTAPVFAAIWFSITAGILIEFNRFFPDLLFHPM, via the coding sequence ATGAAGAAATTTATTACCACAGCTCCGGTTTTTGCAGCGATCTGGTTTTCAATTACCGCCGGTATCCTGATCGAATTCAACCGTTTTTTCCCAGACCTTTTGTTCCACCCGATGTGA
- a CDS encoding Photosystem I reaction center subunit III codes for MQRLLSRLFSAPLFAVLLSLFLLVGFAPVANADVAGLTPCTESARFQQRAAGAKTDQAKARFAMYSQAVCGADGLPHLIVDGRWSHAGDFVIPGIAFLYIAGCIGWAGRNYLIAIRGDKDATMKEIQIDVPLAFKSTLAAARWPLAALQELKSGKLLESDENVTISPR; via the coding sequence ATGCAACGTCTACTTTCCCGTTTGTTCTCAGCACCACTCTTTGCAGTGCTGCTGTCGCTCTTCCTGTTGGTTGGCTTTGCACCCGTTGCTAACGCTGACGTGGCCGGCCTGACCCCCTGCACCGAAAGCGCCCGCTTCCAACAGCGTGCTGCCGGGGCCAAAACCGACCAAGCCAAGGCCCGTTTCGCCATGTACAGCCAGGCTGTCTGCGGTGCCGATGGCCTGCCCCACTTGATTGTTGATGGCCGCTGGAGCCATGCCGGTGACTTCGTGATCCCCGGCATCGCCTTCCTCTACATCGCCGGCTGCATTGGCTGGGCTGGTCGCAACTACCTGATTGCGATCCGCGGCGACAAGGACGCAACCATGAAAGAAATCCAGATAGACGTTCCGCTGGCCTTCAAGAGCACCCTGGCAGCGGCTAGGTGGCCCCTAGCAGCACTGCAAGAGCTGAAAAGCGGCAAGTTGCTGGAGTCCGACGAAAACGTGACTATCTCGCCCCGCTGA
- the tsaD gene encoding tRNA (adenosine(37)-N6)-threonylcarbamoyltransferase complex transferase subunit TsaD, which translates to MATVLALETSCDESAAAIVSDQTVLASAVASQVEEHALWGGVVPEIASRRHVEALPALIDQVCVESGVAMADLDAIAATAAPGLVGALLVASVTGRTLARLHGKPFLGVHHLEGHLCSVQLGEPLPAGPYLVLLVSGGHTELVRVDAPGRYRGLGRSHDDAAGEAFDKVARLLGLGYPGGPAIELAARAGDANRFALPKGRVSRPEGGFYPYDFSFSGLKTAMLRQVRALEVSADGGGASLPLADLAASFERVVAEVLVERSCRCALDQGLGTLVLVGGVAANRRLRDLLELRCRRDGLQWRVAPLAYCTDNAAMVGVAAAERFRAGATSPCDLGVAPRLPLEQAHRLYEPQACF; encoded by the coding sequence ATGGCCACCGTTCTCGCCCTCGAAACAAGTTGTGACGAGTCGGCGGCAGCGATTGTGAGCGATCAAACGGTGCTCGCCAGTGCGGTGGCCTCCCAGGTGGAGGAGCACGCCCTTTGGGGCGGAGTGGTGCCCGAAATTGCCTCACGCAGGCACGTGGAAGCCCTGCCGGCCCTGATCGACCAGGTCTGCGTCGAGAGCGGCGTGGCCATGGCCGACCTCGATGCGATTGCGGCCACGGCTGCCCCTGGTTTGGTGGGGGCCCTGTTGGTGGCCTCGGTCACCGGGCGCACCCTGGCCCGTTTGCACGGCAAGCCCTTTTTGGGCGTCCATCACCTGGAGGGGCACCTCTGTTCGGTGCAGTTGGGCGAGCCCCTGCCGGCAGGTCCATATTTGGTCCTGTTGGTCAGTGGCGGCCACACCGAGCTGGTGCGGGTTGATGCCCCTGGGCGCTACCGCGGCCTGGGCCGCAGCCACGACGATGCCGCCGGTGAGGCCTTCGACAAGGTGGCCCGACTGCTGGGCCTGGGCTACCCCGGGGGGCCTGCGATTGAGCTGGCAGCCCGGGCGGGAGATGCGAACCGTTTTGCCCTGCCCAAGGGCCGGGTCTCCAGGCCAGAGGGTGGTTTTTATCCCTACGACTTCAGCTTCAGTGGCCTCAAAACGGCGATGCTGCGCCAGGTGCGGGCCCTGGAGGTCAGCGCGGATGGTGGGGGCGCGTCCCTGCCCCTAGCTGACCTAGCGGCCAGCTTTGAACGGGTGGTGGCCGAGGTGCTGGTGGAGCGCAGTTGCCGCTGTGCCCTCGACCAGGGCCTGGGCACCTTGGTGCTGGTGGGGGGGGTGGCAGCTAACCGGCGCTTGAGGGATCTGCTGGAGCTCAGGTGCCGGCGAGATGGCCTCCAGTGGCGTGTGGCACCGCTGGCCTACTGCACCGATAACGCCGCCATGGTGGGGGTGGCTGCTGCTGAACGCTTTAGGGCCGGGGCAACCAGTCCTTGCGACCTGGGGGTGGCACCCCGGTTGCCCCTGGAGCAGGCCCACCGTCTCTACGAACCCCAAGCTTGCTTTTAA
- a CDS encoding high light inducible protein gives MGELDPKGEPVNPTELNAWRRGITPQAEIWNGRLAMIGLSVGLSVLLLARLASH, from the coding sequence ATGGGCGAACTCGATCCAAAAGGCGAGCCTGTTAACCCCACTGAGCTGAATGCTTGGCGCCGAGGCATTACACCCCAGGCCGAGATCTGGAATGGCCGGCTGGCGATGATTGGTCTATCGGTAGGGCTGTCTGTGCTGCTTTTGGCCAGGCTGGCTTCCCACTGA
- the wecB gene encoding non-hydrolyzing UDP-N-acetylglucosamine 2-epimerase, with protein sequence MTKPLVTIVLGTRPEAIKLAPVILAFQRAGDFRTRVVLTGQHREMVSQVMELFGLQADHDLALMAPKQTLTHITCAALTGLKEEFGAHPPDLVLVQGDTTTAFASALAAFYEQIPVGHVEAGLRTDNIFDPFPEEANRRLISQVALLHFAPTGVSAANLRASGVVGEIITTGNTVIDALLLMAEKAPPFALPGLDLEHQRLILATVHRRENWGDRLEEIGRGFRELLDRFPDTALLLPLHRNPTVREPLQALLGDHPRAFLVEPLDYDQLVAAMRSCSLVLSDSGGLQEEAPALGKPVLVLRRTTERPEAIDAGTAKLIGTDCADIVAEASRLLEDPEAYGAMARAHNPFGDGQASGRIVEAARQFLTALP encoded by the coding sequence GTGACCAAGCCCCTTGTCACGATCGTGCTGGGTACCCGGCCAGAAGCCATCAAGTTGGCGCCGGTGATCCTGGCCTTCCAGCGGGCTGGGGATTTCCGCACCCGGGTGGTGCTCACCGGCCAGCACCGCGAGATGGTGAGCCAGGTGATGGAGCTGTTTGGCCTCCAGGCCGACCACGATTTGGCGCTGATGGCGCCTAAGCAGACCCTCACCCACATCACCTGCGCAGCCCTTACAGGGCTCAAGGAGGAATTTGGGGCCCATCCCCCCGATCTGGTGCTGGTGCAAGGCGACACCACTACGGCTTTTGCATCGGCCCTGGCGGCCTTCTACGAGCAGATTCCGGTGGGCCATGTGGAGGCTGGGCTCCGCACCGACAACATCTTTGATCCCTTTCCGGAAGAGGCCAATCGCCGCCTGATCTCCCAGGTGGCCCTGCTCCACTTCGCGCCCACGGGTGTTTCCGCTGCGAATCTGCGGGCTTCCGGGGTGGTGGGCGAGATCATCACCACGGGCAACACGGTTATCGACGCCCTGCTGTTGATGGCTGAGAAGGCCCCGCCCTTTGCTTTGCCTGGCCTGGATTTGGAGCATCAGCGGCTGATCCTGGCCACGGTGCACCGGCGTGAAAACTGGGGGGATCGGCTCGAGGAAATTGGCCGGGGTTTCCGGGAACTACTAGATCGCTTCCCGGATACGGCCCTGTTGCTGCCGCTGCATCGCAACCCCACGGTGCGGGAGCCCCTGCAGGCCCTGCTGGGCGACCATCCCCGGGCCTTTTTGGTCGAGCCCCTCGATTACGACCAACTGGTGGCGGCAATGCGCAGTTGCAGCTTGGTGTTGAGCGATTCCGGTGGCCTGCAGGAGGAGGCGCCGGCCCTAGGTAAGCCCGTTTTAGTGCTGCGCCGCACCACCGAGCGACCAGAGGCCATAGATGCGGGCACGGCCAAATTGATTGGTACCGACTGCGCCGACATCGTGGCTGAGGCCAGCCGCCTGCTGGAGGATCCCGAGGCCTATGGGGCCATGGCCAGGGCCCATAACCCCTTTGGTGATGGCCAGGCCAGTGGCCGGATCGTGGAGGCAGCACGCCAATTTTTAACTGCCCTCCCCTAG
- a CDS encoding efflux RND transporter periplasmic adaptor subunit, protein MAEIYGAPRKGPSPPHQAPAPSPNHQPELGQRLLSPITSFPIPNWLRRRRIWLGAGAGVVLLAGVAISQQRQGAIGRQLPNYTVRAESGSLPGVVSATGELAAEKRVNVSPKRQGVIEALYVEEGDAVTQGQPLARMDSGDLEDRLKELGANLRSAQAQLARSRSELQRNGGLYRQRAISRNDYEKVRSSYLVDLEAAEAAKQRLEARGVERQELVVRAPFGGVISQRFADPGSFVTPTTTASATAGATSSSIVELAQGLEVVAKVPESDIGRIRLGQNASVRVDAFPDKRFAAQVKRITPRAVKLNNVTSFDVVLNFVERPTGLRIGMTADVGFQTGRIEAKTLIPTVAVVTEDGRPGVLLVGPDNQPKFQPVELGISSGKSTQIISGLSSGTQVFIDLPPWAKKRK, encoded by the coding sequence ATGGCTGAAATCTACGGGGCGCCCCGCAAAGGTCCGAGCCCCCCTCACCAAGCACCCGCACCAAGCCCCAATCACCAGCCAGAATTAGGCCAACGCCTTTTAAGCCCCATCACTAGCTTCCCTATTCCCAATTGGTTGCGGCGGCGACGCATCTGGCTAGGTGCGGGCGCTGGTGTGGTGCTGCTGGCAGGGGTGGCAATTTCCCAGCAGCGCCAGGGAGCAATTGGCCGCCAGCTGCCCAACTACACAGTGAGGGCTGAATCCGGCAGCCTGCCTGGGGTGGTCAGTGCCACGGGCGAATTGGCCGCCGAAAAAAGGGTAAATGTGAGCCCCAAACGCCAAGGAGTGATCGAAGCGCTCTACGTGGAGGAGGGTGATGCCGTAACCCAAGGGCAACCCCTGGCCCGCATGGACAGCGGCGACCTGGAAGACCGACTAAAAGAATTGGGTGCAAATCTGCGCTCAGCCCAGGCCCAGCTGGCCCGTAGTCGCAGCGAATTACAGCGCAATGGGGGGCTTTACCGCCAGCGGGCCATCAGTCGCAACGACTACGAGAAAGTGCGCAGCTCCTATCTGGTGGATCTGGAGGCCGCGGAGGCAGCCAAGCAACGGCTGGAAGCCCGTGGGGTGGAGCGCCAGGAATTGGTGGTACGGGCCCCCTTTGGCGGCGTGATCAGCCAACGCTTTGCCGATCCGGGCTCCTTCGTGACCCCTACCACCACAGCCTCGGCCACCGCAGGAGCCACCAGTTCATCGATCGTGGAATTGGCCCAAGGCCTGGAGGTGGTCGCCAAGGTGCCAGAGAGTGATATCGGCCGCATTCGCCTGGGCCAAAACGCCTCCGTGCGGGTGGACGCCTTCCCAGATAAGCGCTTTGCAGCCCAGGTCAAACGGATCACCCCCCGGGCCGTAAAACTGAACAACGTGACCTCCTTCGATGTGGTCCTGAACTTTGTGGAGCGCCCCACGGGCCTGCGCATCGGCATGACCGCGGACGTGGGCTTTCAGACCGGCAGGATTGAGGCCAAAACCCTGATCCCAACCGTGGCAGTGGTTACGGAAGACGGCCGGCCCGGGGTGCTGCTGGTGGGGCCGGACAACCAGCCCAAATTCCAGCCGGTGGAATTGGGCATCAGCAGTGGCAAAAGTACCCAAATCATCTCGGGCCTCAGCAGCGGAACCCAGGTATTCATTGACCTGCCCCCCTGGGCCAAGAAAAGGAAGTAG
- the ychF gene encoding redox-regulated ATPase YchF: MLKAGIVGLPNVGKSTLFNALVSNAQAEAANYPFCTIEPNSGVVSVPDGRLARLSALSGSKELIATRVEFVDIAGLVKGASQGEGLGNKFLANIREVDAIVHVVRCFENDDVIHVSGSVGPARDAEIINLELGLADLAQIEKRRERLKKQARTSKEAQVEDEALALIQAELEAGGAARNVPISEEVAAMVKPLGLLTAKPIIYATNVSEDDLAEGNAFVEEVRQLAAQEGAKTVRISAQVEAELIELPLEERGEFLAGLGVSEGGLQSLIRATYELLGLRTYFTTGEKETRAWTIKAGMTAPQAAGVIHTDFERGFIRAQTIGCKQLLEAGSLVEAKAKGWLRAEGKEYVVQEGDVMEFLFNV, encoded by the coding sequence ATGCTTAAAGCCGGAATTGTGGGGCTGCCCAACGTGGGCAAATCCACCCTCTTCAATGCCCTGGTCTCCAATGCCCAGGCCGAGGCAGCCAACTATCCCTTCTGCACGATCGAGCCCAACTCAGGGGTGGTTTCGGTGCCCGATGGCCGGCTTGCCCGGCTCTCGGCCCTATCGGGCTCGAAGGAGCTAATTGCCACCAGGGTGGAGTTTGTTGATATCGCTGGCCTGGTCAAAGGCGCCAGCCAGGGGGAGGGCCTGGGCAACAAGTTTTTGGCCAACATCCGGGAGGTGGACGCCATCGTCCACGTGGTGCGCTGCTTTGAAAACGACGACGTGATTCACGTTTCTGGTTCCGTAGGACCTGCCCGTGATGCCGAAATAATCAACCTGGAGCTGGGCCTGGCGGATCTGGCCCAAATAGAAAAGCGGCGCGAGCGGCTCAAAAAGCAGGCCCGCACCAGCAAGGAGGCCCAGGTGGAAGACGAAGCCCTGGCCCTGATCCAGGCGGAGCTGGAGGCGGGGGGCGCTGCCCGCAATGTGCCGATCAGCGAAGAAGTGGCCGCCATGGTCAAGCCCCTGGGCCTGCTCACGGCCAAGCCGATCATCTACGCCACCAATGTGAGCGAAGACGACCTCGCCGAGGGCAACGCCTTTGTGGAGGAGGTGCGGCAGCTGGCGGCCCAGGAGGGTGCCAAAACCGTGCGCATTTCCGCCCAGGTGGAGGCGGAACTAATTGAACTGCCGCTGGAGGAACGGGGCGAGTTTTTGGCCGGTTTAGGGGTGAGTGAGGGGGGGCTGCAAAGCCTGATCAGGGCGACCTATGAGCTTCTGGGCCTGCGCACCTATTTCACCACCGGCGAGAAGGAAACCCGCGCCTGGACGATCAAGGCCGGCATGACTGCCCCCCAGGCGGCTGGGGTGATTCACACCGATTTCGAGCGGGGCTTTATCCGGGCCCAAACCATCGGCTGCAAACAACTTTTGGAGGCGGGCTCCCTTGTCGAAGCCAAGGCCAAGGGCTGGTTGCGGGCTGAGGGCAAGGAGTATGTGGTGCAGGAGGGCGACGTGATGGAGTTTTTGTTCAACGTGTGA
- a CDS encoding MFS transporter, whose amino-acid sequence MAWIRLVASMGAGGVIYLTPIVFHHASFSARAVTEGIGLAALAGTFGRLLSGLMLDRGCSCALPVLLAAIAAIAGDIRLLSASSFPAYLGGQILLGIAAGFYWPAIELAVPLSCSSGARPIPSARGYALVRSADAAGIAAGALLGALLAGQGSLRGIYAIDIFCALAVVLLLLLRPLPVPQKAESHNRLSAARQWLPPLLPVLAITLLATALPALMQSALPLDLVRGGLERPAMQEGLGALLIGLQLSILVLIQWPLGQALAKRPVAQGLGLSLVAFACGTALLALSALSRQGLVLVVAAQLPLAIGEAAFLPIATEAVIELTPREHQGLAMALFSQCFAISALAAPLVAGWALEGFGNGLALWSGTAILCLAGLSLVRWLKPKPLAS is encoded by the coding sequence GTGGCCTGGATTCGCTTGGTGGCCTCGATGGGGGCCGGTGGGGTGATTTATCTGACACCCATCGTCTTTCACCATGCCTCCTTCAGCGCCAGGGCCGTCACCGAAGGCATTGGCCTGGCTGCTTTGGCTGGCACCTTCGGCAGATTGCTCAGTGGCCTGATGCTCGATCGGGGTTGCAGTTGCGCCCTACCGGTGCTCTTGGCCGCCATTGCCGCGATCGCCGGAGACATCAGGCTCCTATCTGCCAGCTCCTTTCCGGCATACCTGGGGGGGCAGATTCTGCTGGGGATTGCGGCTGGCTTCTATTGGCCCGCCATTGAGTTGGCCGTGCCCCTTAGCTGCAGTAGCGGAGCACGGCCGATTCCCTCGGCCCGGGGCTATGCCCTGGTGCGCAGTGCGGATGCGGCAGGAATCGCCGCTGGCGCCCTACTGGGGGCCCTGCTGGCGGGCCAGGGGAGCCTTAGGGGTATCTACGCCATCGATATCTTTTGCGCCCTGGCCGTGGTCCTTCTTCTGCTGCTGCGGCCGCTGCCGGTGCCGCAAAAAGCCGAAAGCCACAATCGCCTCAGTGCGGCTCGCCAATGGCTGCCGCCCCTGCTGCCGGTATTGGCAATCACCCTGCTGGCCACTGCCCTGCCTGCCCTAATGCAGAGCGCCCTGCCCCTGGATTTAGTGCGGGGCGGACTGGAGCGACCCGCCATGCAGGAAGGCCTGGGGGCCCTGTTGATTGGCCTGCAGCTGAGCATCTTGGTGTTGATCCAGTGGCCCCTAGGCCAGGCCCTGGCCAAGCGCCCAGTAGCCCAGGGACTGGGGCTAAGCCTGGTGGCCTTTGCCTGTGGCACTGCCCTCTTGGCCCTCTCGGCCCTCAGCCGTCAGGGCCTGGTTCTGGTGGTTGCGGCCCAGCTGCCCCTGGCGATCGGTGAAGCGGCCTTCCTGCCCATTGCCACAGAGGCGGTGATCGAGCTGACGCCCAGGGAGCACCAGGGATTGGCCATGGCCCTATTTTCCCAATGCTTTGCCATCAGCGCCCTGGCGGCACCCTTGGTGGCGGGCTGGGCCCTGGAGGGATTCGGCAACGGGCTGGCCCTATGGAGCGGCACAGCCATCCTTTGCTTGGCGGGCCTCAGTCTGGTGCGCTGGTTGAAGCCGAAGCCCCTGGCTTCTTAG
- a CDS encoding alpha/beta hydrolase has protein sequence MSNRLHFIGALVASLLLASPGLATQQIQVRLDGLTLPVNLQELEDWSLHPDRSDGDLKAWLSLLDRQDRQALAKILQAPLLREQSFGYQLLNSRTGEQLIAALDDLITSDSGQSTSPVFLATLRQMLQQNRPVTAIDLLKNFPLERLTINLDGLVALAGQWRFQLDQQSLALQRLRQLPLPRRQSLPYGIKAGSQDQPLQVELAVVHRSTPLPLRIWPALQSRPGPWILLMPGLGGSGDQLSWLAQSLAERGWPVVLLEHPGSDDRAVEDALLGYIPPPGAEALPQRLADVQAVLRAQGEGSLPPLGPEPTGRQGVVLMGHSLGALTALMGSGLVPEAGLGSRCSSAKGDLPLANLSRLLQCQLPPITGDSAPGPATAAPAAVGEAPVVAVVAFNGFGSLLWPSGGIGNLTVPVLMVGGSMDLVTPPVQEQLGLFINARHPRSRLVLVEGGSHFSVVRVAKPEKALFRLGSEWVGSDPLKVQDLMLGVTTEFLQGFEYPFLLSPQRRVQAGLSAYVLDQNMARRWRGKLQAWPF, from the coding sequence ATGTCAAACCGCCTTCACTTCATTGGAGCTCTGGTAGCCAGTCTGCTGTTGGCTTCCCCTGGATTGGCAACCCAGCAGATCCAGGTGCGTCTCGATGGGCTGACCCTGCCGGTCAATCTTCAAGAGTTGGAGGATTGGAGCCTCCATCCAGACCGCAGTGATGGCGATCTGAAGGCTTGGTTGAGTCTGTTGGATCGGCAGGATCGCCAGGCCCTGGCCAAGATTTTGCAGGCCCCTTTGCTGAGGGAGCAGAGCTTTGGCTACCAGTTGCTGAACAGCCGCACGGGGGAGCAGCTGATCGCTGCCCTCGACGACCTGATCACCTCTGACAGTGGCCAGAGCACCTCTCCTGTTTTCCTGGCCACCCTGCGGCAAATGCTGCAGCAGAACCGGCCGGTCACGGCGATTGACCTGCTTAAAAACTTTCCCCTGGAAAGGTTGACCATCAATCTCGATGGCCTGGTGGCTTTGGCGGGCCAATGGCGTTTCCAGTTGGATCAACAGAGCCTGGCCTTGCAGCGGCTGCGCCAGCTGCCCCTGCCCCGTCGGCAGTCACTGCCCTATGGCATCAAGGCCGGCAGCCAGGATCAGCCCCTGCAGGTGGAGTTGGCGGTGGTGCATCGCTCCACCCCCTTGCCCTTGAGGATTTGGCCTGCTCTGCAGTCAAGGCCTGGACCTTGGATTTTGCTGATGCCCGGCCTGGGCGGCAGTGGCGACCAACTCAGTTGGCTGGCCCAATCCCTGGCGGAGCGGGGCTGGCCGGTGGTTCTTTTGGAGCACCCCGGCAGTGACGACCGGGCCGTTGAAGATGCCCTTTTGGGGTATATCCCACCGCCCGGGGCAGAGGCCCTCCCCCAGCGCCTGGCTGATGTGCAGGCCGTACTGCGGGCCCAGGGGGAAGGCTCTTTGCCGCCGCTGGGGCCAGAGCCCACGGGCCGCCAGGGGGTGGTGCTGATGGGCCATTCCCTAGGCGCCCTTACGGCCCTGATGGGAAGTGGTTTGGTCCCTGAGGCAGGCCTGGGCAGTCGCTGTAGCTCTGCCAAGGGTGATTTGCCCCTGGCAAATCTCTCGCGCCTGCTCCAATGCCAATTGCCACCGATCACCGGCGATTCGGCACCCGGCCCCGCTACTGCTGCCCCTGCCGCGGTCGGGGAGGCGCCCGTGGTGGCCGTGGTGGCCTTTAACGGCTTTGGCAGCCTGCTTTGGCCTTCAGGCGGGATCGGTAATTTGACGGTGCCCGTGCTGATGGTCGGGGGCAGCATGGACCTGGTGACCCCACCGGTGCAGGAGCAATTAGGCCTGTTCATCAATGCCCGCCACCCCCGTAGCCGTCTGGTGTTGGTGGAGGGGGGCAGCCACTTTTCCGTCGTGCGCGTTGCCAAACCTGAAAAGGCCCTGTTTCGCCTGGGCAGCGAATGGGTGGGCAGCGATCCCCTCAAGGTTCAGGATTTGATGTTGGGAGTCACCACAGAGTTTTTGCAGGGTTTCGAATATCCCTTCTTGCTCTCCCCCCAGCGCCGCGTTCAAGCCGGGCTTAGTGCCTATGTGCTCGATCAAAATATGGCCCGCCGCTGGCGGGGGAAGCTTCAAGCCTGGCCCTTCTGA
- a CDS encoding ABC transporter permease, which produces MSRRSALLRYLASRIALAPVMMWLIASLVFLLLRLAPGDPIDALLGTRAPEAARAALRAQLGLDQPLWQQYGHFLGQLLHGQLGQSLTNQEPVLAVIRDSLPASLELGVVALLLAALVGLAVGFSGVARPEGKLDLAGRLYGIGTYALPPFWAAMVIQLVFAVWLGWLPVGGRFPPTLLPPEGSGFYLLDSLQLGLVSGQWQNLLGSLRHLLLPACTLGLLLSGIFANALRLNLRRALDSDFIEAARSRGLSERRVILRHALPNALLPVLTITGITVASLIGGALLIEVTYSWPGIAFRLQEAIGQRDYPLVQGIVVVVAALVVLVTVAVDLLVAILDPRVRF; this is translated from the coding sequence ATGAGCCGCCGCAGTGCCCTCTTGCGCTATCTGGCCTCCCGCATCGCCCTGGCCCCGGTGATGATGTGGCTGATTGCCAGCCTGGTTTTCCTGCTGCTGCGCCTTGCGCCCGGCGATCCAATTGACGCCCTGCTGGGAACCCGGGCTCCAGAGGCGGCCAGGGCCGCGCTTAGGGCCCAGTTGGGGCTGGACCAACCCCTATGGCAGCAATACGGCCACTTCCTCGGCCAGCTGCTTCATGGGCAGCTGGGCCAATCGCTGACCAACCAGGAGCCGGTTTTGGCGGTGATCCGCGACAGCCTGCCCGCCAGCCTGGAACTGGGGGTGGTGGCCCTGCTGCTGGCGGCATTGGTGGGTTTGGCCGTGGGCTTTTCCGGAGTGGCCCGTCCGGAGGGCAAATTGGATCTGGCGGGGCGCCTCTATGGCATTGGCACCTATGCCCTGCCGCCCTTTTGGGCCGCCATGGTTATCCAGCTGGTCTTTGCCGTCTGGTTGGGCTGGCTGCCGGTGGGTGGCCGCTTCCCCCCGACCCTGCTCCCGCCAGAAGGCAGCGGCTTTTATCTGCTCGACAGCCTGCAACTGGGCCTGGTTTCCGGGCAATGGCAAAACCTGCTGGGAAGCCTGCGCCATTTGCTTTTGCCAGCTTGCACCCTGGGACTGCTGCTCAGTGGCATTTTTGCCAATGCCCTCAGACTCAACCTGCGGCGGGCCCTGGATTCCGATTTCATCGAGGCGGCCCGCAGTCGCGGTTTAAGCGAAAGACGGGTGATCCTGCGCCACGCCCTGCCCAATGCCCTGCTGCCGGTTCTCACGATCACCGGCATCACCGTGGCCTCCCTGATTGGCGGGGCCCTGTTGATCGAGGTCACCTACTCCTGGCCTGGGATCGCCTTTCGACTCCAGGAGGCGATCGGCCAGCGCGACTACCCCCTGGTGCAGGGGATTGTGGTGGTGGTGGCAGCCCTGGTGGTGCTGGTGACCGTGGCTGTAGACCTACTGGTGGCGATCCTCGACCCCCGGGTGAGGTTTTAG